The Pseudarthrobacter sulfonivorans genome includes a window with the following:
- a CDS encoding NUDIX hydrolase yields MPQLARRLFALPPDLEGAAQSWLEHGERTPRAARYASSVVLLRDSPTGLETWLGYRPGSSPLGVLAFPGGSLEASDDDAVGWLGPSPQHWAEQMGTDDVGLARRHVVGAIRELFEEAGVLLAGPDMSTTVENTSTQDWMRARVAVADQEKTFTELLAKRGLSLRTDLLKPLVNWRSPDFAHRRFDTRYFAATVPMNQQPSLLESKGVWGRWVCATKAIAARSTTALGDEVGQENTVGLTLGQLLVPGSEIMLEKMAAANGCIAYLSYKRKPHVYQARLVDEEGTLMLEVEAAKTVAGDPQRER; encoded by the coding sequence TTGCCTCAGCTCGCCCGACGCTTGTTTGCCCTTCCTCCGGATCTTGAAGGGGCTGCCCAAAGCTGGCTCGAACACGGCGAGCGGACCCCGCGTGCCGCCCGCTACGCATCGTCCGTGGTGCTTCTGCGGGATTCGCCCACCGGCCTGGAGACGTGGCTGGGGTACCGGCCCGGCTCCTCGCCGCTGGGCGTCCTCGCGTTCCCCGGAGGTTCCCTGGAGGCGTCCGACGACGACGCCGTCGGTTGGCTGGGCCCCTCACCCCAGCATTGGGCCGAGCAGATGGGGACGGACGACGTCGGGCTGGCGCGGCGCCACGTGGTGGGCGCCATCCGCGAACTCTTTGAGGAAGCCGGCGTTCTCCTTGCCGGGCCGGACATGTCCACCACGGTGGAAAACACGTCAACGCAGGACTGGATGCGGGCCCGCGTGGCCGTTGCCGACCAAGAGAAGACCTTCACGGAGCTCCTCGCCAAGCGGGGACTCTCGCTGCGGACCGACCTGCTGAAGCCGCTCGTCAACTGGCGCAGCCCCGACTTCGCGCACCGCCGCTTCGACACCCGCTATTTCGCCGCCACCGTCCCCATGAACCAGCAGCCCAGCCTGCTGGAGAGCAAGGGCGTCTGGGGCCGCTGGGTGTGCGCCACCAAGGCCATCGCCGCGCGCAGCACCACTGCCCTGGGCGATGAAGTGGGCCAGGAGAACACCGTTGGCCTTACCCTCGGCCAGCTCCTGGTGCCGGGGTCGGAGATCATGCTGGAGAAGATGGCCGCAGCGAACGGCTGCATCGCCTACCTCAGCTACAAGCGCAAACCCCACGTGTACCAGGCACGGCTGGTCGATGAAGAGGGCACGCTCATGCTCGAAGTCGAGGCCGCCAAAACCGTAGCCGGAGACCCCCAGCGCGAGCGCTAG
- the galE gene encoding UDP-glucose 4-epimerase GalE, translating to MRILVTGGTGYIGSHTVLSLQEAGHDVVVIDNLVNSGEESLWRVAELSGRIAEFHYVDLVDEAAVENVFAGNGIDSVIHFAGLKAVGESVQEPLKYYHNNLVGTLNLLRVMERHGVRSIVFSSSATVYGEHNPIPYVEKMEIGANNPYGRTKEQIEDILSDLGAADTRWHIALLRYFNPVGAHPSGSFGEDPQGIPNNLVPFIAQVAVGRREKLMVYGGDYDTPDGTCLRDYIHVVDLAEGHLAALNHIADRSGVYRWNLGSGKGSSVLEVLHSFEKAVGRPIPYEITGRRAGDLPAFWADATSALADLSWSTTKTVDQMCEDHWRWQKNNPNGYKI from the coding sequence ATGAGAATTCTGGTCACAGGTGGCACCGGGTACATCGGTTCCCACACTGTTTTGTCCCTGCAGGAAGCCGGCCATGACGTGGTGGTGATCGACAATTTGGTGAACTCCGGCGAGGAATCCCTGTGGCGGGTTGCCGAGCTGAGCGGCAGAATCGCGGAGTTCCACTACGTTGACCTGGTGGACGAGGCCGCGGTGGAAAACGTCTTTGCCGGAAACGGGATCGACTCCGTGATCCACTTTGCCGGGCTCAAGGCCGTGGGTGAATCGGTGCAGGAGCCGTTGAAGTACTACCACAACAACCTGGTGGGCACCCTGAATCTTCTCCGGGTCATGGAACGGCACGGCGTCCGGTCCATCGTCTTCAGCTCCTCAGCCACCGTATACGGCGAACACAACCCCATCCCGTACGTGGAGAAGATGGAGATCGGGGCCAACAACCCTTACGGCCGGACCAAGGAGCAGATCGAGGACATCCTCTCGGACCTGGGAGCAGCGGATACCCGCTGGCATATCGCCCTGCTGCGCTATTTCAACCCGGTAGGCGCCCACCCTTCAGGAAGCTTCGGCGAGGACCCCCAAGGCATCCCCAACAACCTGGTGCCGTTCATCGCCCAGGTTGCCGTGGGGCGACGCGAAAAACTGATGGTCTACGGCGGCGACTACGATACCCCGGACGGAACCTGCCTGCGCGACTACATCCACGTCGTGGACCTCGCTGAAGGCCACCTAGCCGCGCTCAACCACATCGCCGACCGGTCCGGCGTCTACCGCTGGAACCTTGGCTCCGGGAAGGGCTCCTCCGTGCTGGAGGTGCTGCACTCCTTCGAAAAGGCAGTAGGCAGGCCCATCCCCTACGAGATCACCGGACGCCGCGCCGGCGACCTGCCCGCCTTCTGGGCCGACGCCACGTCAGCACTGGCCGACCTCAGCTGGTCCACCACTAAAACCGTTGACCAGATGTGCGAGGACCACTGGCGCTGGCAGAAGAACAACCCGAATGGTTACAAGATCTAG
- the aroQ gene encoding type II 3-dehydroquinate dehydratase — MTEATTAAGRGTILVINGPNLNLLGTREPEKYGTSTLADVEQLAATTAQAHGFNVECVQSNHEGVLLDVIHAARGTAVGIVLNAGAFTHTSVALRDALAAVQLPAVEVHITNVHQREEFRHHSFLSPVCAAVIVGAGVFGYKLAIDYLAEAL; from the coding sequence ATGACTGAAGCCACCACTGCTGCCGGGCGCGGCACCATCCTCGTGATCAACGGCCCCAACCTCAATCTGTTGGGCACCCGTGAGCCGGAGAAGTACGGCACCTCCACCCTCGCGGACGTGGAGCAGCTGGCAGCCACCACGGCGCAGGCCCACGGCTTCAACGTGGAATGCGTCCAGTCCAACCATGAGGGTGTGCTCCTGGACGTCATCCACGCAGCCCGTGGCACCGCCGTCGGGATTGTGCTGAACGCCGGCGCCTTCACCCACACCTCCGTGGCCCTGCGCGACGCCCTGGCAGCAGTGCAGCTTCCCGCCGTCGAGGTCCACATCACCAACGTGCACCAGCGTGAGGAATTCCGGCACCACTCGTTCCTGTCCCCCGTGTGCGCCGCGGTGATCGTGGGCGCCGGCGTCTTCGGCTACAAGCTGGCCATCGATTACCTGGCCGAAGCGCTGTAG
- a CDS encoding carbohydrate ABC transporter permease, with amino-acid sequence MTTLAKPARSAPPQPGAPKPRGGYRRLGDLKIALFFIAPAMIGFIFFYVVPTIRGVYLSFTEYNILGDPTWVGMDNYTAIAKDPLFWNSLAVTGQYVLINIVLQTALALGLALLMHQVAKSTLIRGALLLPYLMSNVIAALLWFWMLDYQIGVVNQFIEWAGLPRVAFFGSEEWAIPTQAVINTWRHMGYTALLIFAGLQAIPGNIYEVAKLDGASAFQTFRKITIPLLRPVLVLVLVVTVIGSFQVFDTVAVTTQGGPVNATRVIQYYIYQRAFTESDFGYGSAIAVILFLILALVAFIQMKFLKGNESDLD; translated from the coding sequence ATGACCACCCTTGCCAAACCAGCGAGATCCGCCCCGCCCCAGCCGGGAGCCCCCAAGCCGCGCGGCGGTTACCGCCGGCTCGGCGACCTCAAGATCGCCCTGTTCTTCATCGCCCCGGCCATGATCGGGTTCATCTTCTTCTACGTTGTCCCAACCATCCGCGGCGTGTACTTGAGCTTCACGGAGTACAACATCCTCGGAGACCCCACTTGGGTGGGGATGGACAACTACACAGCGATCGCCAAGGACCCGCTGTTCTGGAATTCCCTGGCCGTCACCGGCCAGTACGTCCTCATCAACATCGTCCTCCAGACAGCCCTGGCACTGGGACTGGCCCTCCTGATGCACCAGGTCGCCAAGTCCACGCTCATCCGCGGCGCCCTACTCCTGCCCTACCTGATGTCCAACGTCATCGCGGCGCTGCTCTGGTTCTGGATGCTCGATTATCAGATCGGCGTGGTCAACCAGTTCATCGAATGGGCCGGCCTCCCCCGCGTCGCGTTCTTCGGCAGCGAAGAGTGGGCCATCCCCACCCAGGCAGTCATCAACACCTGGCGGCACATGGGCTACACCGCCCTGCTCATCTTCGCGGGCCTGCAGGCTATCCCCGGCAACATCTATGAGGTCGCAAAACTCGACGGCGCCTCAGCGTTCCAGACCTTCCGCAAGATCACCATTCCGCTGCTCCGCCCGGTCCTGGTGCTGGTCCTCGTGGTGACCGTGATCGGATCCTTCCAGGTCTTCGACACCGTGGCCGTCACCACCCAGGGCGGACCGGTGAACGCCACCCGCGTGATCCAGTACTACATCTACCAGCGGGCCTTCACCGAGTCGGACTTCGGTTACGGATCCGCCATCGCCGTCATTCTCTTCCTCATCCTCGCCCTGGTGGCCTTCATCCAGATGAAGTTCCTCAAGGGCAACGAGTCGGACCTGGACTAA
- a CDS encoding Crp/Fnr family transcriptional regulator → MDIEVLRRAPLFATLDDEAFRLLTDELTEVDLSRGASVFREGDQGDQLYFIVSGKVKLGRTSPDGRESLLAILGPGELFGEMALFDPSPRTATATAVSETRLAGLKNESLNALLRTRPEVSAQLLQALARRLRRTNDSLSDLVFSDVPGRVAKALLDLADRFGRPATDGVLVAHELTQEELAQLVGASRETVNKALAEFVQRGWLRLEARAVVILDMQRLRQRSR, encoded by the coding sequence ATGGACATCGAGGTACTGCGCCGAGCACCCCTATTTGCCACGCTCGACGACGAAGCATTCCGCCTGCTGACGGACGAGCTGACCGAGGTGGACCTCTCCCGCGGTGCATCGGTATTCCGCGAGGGCGACCAGGGCGACCAGCTCTACTTCATCGTCTCCGGCAAGGTGAAGCTGGGCCGCACGTCCCCCGATGGCAGGGAGTCCCTGCTCGCCATCCTGGGCCCGGGTGAACTGTTCGGCGAAATGGCACTCTTTGACCCCAGCCCCCGCACGGCCACGGCCACGGCTGTCTCCGAAACCCGCCTTGCTGGCCTGAAGAACGAAAGCCTCAACGCCCTGCTGCGGACACGCCCCGAGGTTTCGGCGCAGCTGCTGCAGGCCCTGGCCCGCCGCCTGCGCCGCACCAACGATTCACTCTCGGACCTGGTGTTCTCCGACGTCCCCGGCCGTGTGGCCAAGGCACTGCTGGACCTGGCCGACCGCTTCGGCCGCCCGGCAACGGACGGCGTCCTGGTAGCCCACGAGCTCACGCAGGAAGAGCTGGCCCAGCTGGTAGGCGCCTCCCGCGAGACGGTCAACAAGGCCCTCGCAGAGTTCGTCCAGCGCGGCTGGCTCCGCCTCGAAGCCCGTGCCGTAGTGATCCTCGACATGCAGCGCCTCCGCCAGCGCTCCCGCTAG
- a CDS encoding carbohydrate ABC transporter permease, giving the protein MTSTTSRAPQQAPARRRRPFNTRRAGAWALLVLAIAVSVLPFLWVLRTALSTNSALAANSASLLPADFTFGAFMRVFGLQSPADAIAEGGSGATIDFWLYLKNSIIFSSITTAGAVFFSAMAAYAFARLRWRGRNAVFSLFLGTMLVPPIFTALPNFLLIKNLDLLNTMLGMVLPYVFMTPFAIFFLRQFFLNMSREVEEAAMLDGAKHLRIFFQIVLPNAAAPIATLALLTFIGQWNEYFWPLLVGSQDDVRVLQVGLGVFKSQAPQGSPDWSGLMAATLVSALPVLILFAAFGKKIVNSIGFSGIK; this is encoded by the coding sequence ATGACATCCACCACCAGCCGCGCACCGCAGCAGGCCCCGGCCCGCCGTCGTCGTCCGTTCAACACCCGCCGCGCAGGTGCCTGGGCCCTCCTGGTCCTCGCCATCGCCGTCTCCGTCCTCCCGTTCCTTTGGGTGCTGCGGACGGCGCTGTCCACCAATTCGGCACTGGCCGCCAACTCAGCCAGCCTGCTTCCCGCCGATTTCACGTTCGGTGCCTTTATGCGGGTGTTCGGGCTGCAGAGCCCCGCGGACGCCATCGCCGAGGGCGGTTCCGGTGCCACCATCGATTTCTGGCTGTACCTGAAGAACTCCATCATCTTCTCGTCCATCACCACCGCCGGGGCCGTGTTCTTCAGCGCCATGGCCGCCTACGCCTTTGCACGGCTGCGCTGGAGGGGCCGGAACGCGGTGTTCAGCCTGTTCCTGGGCACCATGCTGGTCCCGCCGATCTTCACGGCACTGCCCAACTTCCTGCTGATCAAGAACCTGGACCTGCTCAACACAATGCTCGGCATGGTCCTGCCATACGTCTTTATGACGCCGTTCGCCATCTTCTTCCTCCGCCAGTTCTTCCTGAACATGTCCCGCGAGGTCGAAGAAGCCGCCATGCTCGACGGCGCCAAGCACCTCCGCATCTTCTTCCAGATTGTGCTTCCCAACGCCGCAGCCCCCATCGCCACCCTTGCCCTGCTCACCTTCATCGGCCAGTGGAATGAATACTTCTGGCCGCTGCTCGTCGGGTCCCAGGACGATGTGCGCGTCCTCCAGGTAGGCCTCGGGGTCTTCAAATCCCAGGCACCCCAGGGTTCCCCGGACTGGTCCGGCCTGATGGCCGCGACCCTGGTTTCGGCCCTGCCCGTCCTGATCCTCTTCGCGGCCTTCGGCAAGAAGATCGTCAACTCCATCGGCTTCTCCGGCATCAAGTAA
- a CDS encoding alpha-galactosidase: MDTLHLRSAGTSLVMSFDSGEAEVIHWGADLGSTLPDLAILGEPVPHSAIDATVPAGLLPQASSSWRGRPALRGHRLADGVSGLDFSARLRVVTVNAEGNSAVIVQADSDAGLTVSSSLALHDGGLLELRHTVTNDGSTPYQLDELATVLPVAPDAVELLDLTGRWCRERHPQRRPIQQGTWVRTGRHGRTGHDSSLLFAAGTAGFGNRHGKVWATHLAWSGNHEQFADSIGDGRTMIGGSELLGPAEVILEPGASYTTPALFAAYSDRGLDGISEAFYSWFRSRPHHVLPAGGAGKPRPVVLNTWEAVYFDHNLSTLIELADSAAELGVERFVLDDGWFRGRRDDHAGLGDWYVDESLWPDGLTPLIDAVTSRGMEFGLWVEPEMVNLDSDIVRSHPEWIVGPSVQSYKDGGRLPLEWRNQHVIDLVNPDAWQYIFDRVDALLRENNISYLKWDQNRDQLEHGHAGRSSVHEQTLAAYRLFDELKKAHPGVEIESCSSGGARVDLGILERTDRIWASDCNDALERQTIQRWTGLVVPPELVGGHVGPTTSHTTARTHDLSFRAITALFGHFGMEWDVRGVQGAEREELKRFIALYKEHRGLIHSGRMVRADVADTSLMLHGVVADAESLKGTTAALFALVSTGTSFAEQTGRITIPGLEPDLTYRVEAIFPAPGDADHGHTFTQVRPPAWLSNGAVAGGRFLAEVGLPMPNLNPEHALVLRFTAL; encoded by the coding sequence ATGGATACCCTCCACCTCCGTTCCGCCGGCACCAGCCTGGTGATGAGCTTTGACAGCGGGGAGGCCGAGGTCATCCACTGGGGCGCGGATCTTGGCAGCACCTTGCCGGACCTCGCCATTCTCGGTGAACCGGTCCCCCACTCCGCCATCGACGCCACTGTGCCCGCCGGCCTCCTGCCGCAGGCATCGTCCAGCTGGCGTGGCCGTCCCGCCCTCCGCGGCCACCGCCTCGCCGACGGCGTCTCCGGCCTTGACTTCTCGGCCCGCCTCCGCGTCGTGACAGTGAACGCCGAGGGCAACTCCGCGGTCATCGTCCAGGCCGATTCCGACGCGGGCCTCACCGTCTCGTCCTCTCTGGCACTGCACGACGGCGGCCTGCTGGAGCTGCGGCACACCGTCACCAATGACGGCAGCACCCCTTACCAGCTCGATGAACTGGCGACCGTTCTCCCGGTGGCGCCGGACGCCGTCGAGCTCCTTGACCTGACCGGGCGCTGGTGCCGGGAACGCCACCCGCAGCGCCGCCCCATCCAGCAGGGCACCTGGGTCCGCACCGGACGGCATGGCCGCACCGGACACGACTCCTCGCTGCTCTTCGCCGCAGGCACCGCCGGCTTCGGCAACCGCCACGGTAAGGTCTGGGCCACGCACCTGGCCTGGAGCGGCAACCACGAACAGTTTGCGGACAGCATCGGCGACGGCCGCACCATGATCGGTGGCTCCGAACTCCTGGGCCCGGCCGAGGTCATTCTTGAGCCCGGTGCCAGCTACACCACGCCCGCCTTGTTCGCGGCCTACTCGGACCGCGGCCTGGACGGCATCAGTGAGGCGTTCTACAGCTGGTTCCGGTCCCGCCCGCACCACGTGCTCCCCGCGGGGGGCGCCGGCAAGCCCCGTCCCGTGGTGCTCAACACCTGGGAAGCAGTCTATTTCGACCACAACCTGTCAACCCTGATCGAGCTGGCTGACTCCGCCGCCGAACTGGGCGTGGAGCGTTTTGTGCTCGACGACGGCTGGTTCCGCGGGCGCCGCGATGACCACGCCGGCCTCGGCGACTGGTACGTGGACGAGTCGCTCTGGCCCGATGGCCTCACGCCGCTGATCGATGCCGTGACCTCGCGTGGGATGGAGTTCGGCCTGTGGGTGGAGCCGGAGATGGTCAACCTGGACTCCGATATCGTCCGCTCGCACCCGGAGTGGATTGTGGGTCCTTCGGTCCAGAGCTACAAGGACGGTGGCCGCCTTCCGCTTGAATGGCGGAACCAGCACGTCATCGATCTCGTGAACCCTGACGCGTGGCAGTACATCTTCGACCGCGTCGACGCCCTCTTGCGCGAAAACAACATCAGCTACCTCAAGTGGGACCAGAACCGGGACCAGTTGGAGCACGGCCATGCCGGCCGCTCCTCGGTCCACGAACAGACCCTGGCCGCCTACCGTCTTTTTGACGAACTCAAGAAGGCCCACCCCGGCGTCGAGATTGAAAGCTGCTCCTCCGGCGGCGCCCGCGTGGACCTGGGCATCCTGGAGCGCACGGACCGGATCTGGGCCTCGGACTGCAACGACGCCCTGGAACGGCAGACCATCCAGCGCTGGACCGGGCTGGTGGTCCCGCCGGAGCTCGTGGGCGGGCACGTCGGCCCCACCACCTCGCACACCACGGCCCGCACGCACGATCTGTCCTTCCGCGCCATCACCGCGCTGTTCGGCCACTTCGGCATGGAGTGGGATGTCCGCGGGGTCCAGGGCGCCGAGCGCGAGGAACTCAAACGCTTCATCGCCCTCTACAAGGAACACCGCGGCCTGATCCACTCCGGACGCATGGTCCGCGCGGACGTCGCGGACACTTCCCTCATGCTCCACGGCGTGGTAGCCGACGCAGAATCTCTTAAAGGCACGACGGCGGCGCTGTTTGCCCTGGTCAGTACCGGCACCTCCTTCGCCGAGCAGACCGGCCGGATCACCATCCCCGGGCTGGAGCCTGACCTTACCTACCGGGTGGAGGCCATCTTCCCGGCTCCCGGTGATGCGGACCACGGACACACGTTCACGCAGGTCAGACCCCCGGCTTGGCTTTCTAACGGTGCCGTCGCGGGCGGCCGCTTCCTGGCCGAAGTGGGCCTGCCGATGCCCAACCTCAACCCGGAACACGCCCTGGTGCTGAGGTTCACCGCCCTGTAA
- a CDS encoding ABC transporter substrate-binding protein: protein MKKSLGAVAVAAVMALSLSACGGGSSSSAESAKGEINYWLWDANQLPAYQQCADDFAKANPDISVKITQRGWDDYWSTLTNGFVGGTAPDVFTNHLGRYGELAENKQLLAIDDAVKKDNIDLTQYNEGLADLWVGQDGKRYGLPKDWDTIGLFYNEAMLASGGVTEEQMKNLTWNPQDGGTYEQVIAHLSVDKNGKRGDEAGFDKNNVAVYGLGLNGGGDSSGQTEWSYLTNTTGWSHTDKNPWGTHYNYDDPKFQESMDWFAGLVEKGYMPKLETTVGASMADTFAAGKSAINAHGSWMTGQYTGYQGIDVGIAPTPVGPEGKRASMFNGLADSIWAGTKKKDASIKWVEYLASADCQDVVASKAVVFPALKASSDKAAAAFAAKNVDVSAFTEHVKNKSTFLYPITDNTAKVKGIMEPAMDAVVSGKVPASSLTQANEQVNALFK from the coding sequence ATGAAGAAATCCCTCGGCGCCGTCGCCGTCGCCGCAGTTATGGCACTGTCCCTGTCCGCCTGTGGCGGAGGCTCGTCCTCCTCGGCAGAGTCAGCCAAGGGCGAGATCAACTACTGGCTGTGGGACGCCAACCAGTTGCCCGCCTACCAGCAGTGTGCCGACGACTTCGCGAAGGCCAACCCGGACATCTCGGTCAAGATCACCCAGCGCGGGTGGGACGACTACTGGAGCACGCTGACCAACGGCTTTGTCGGCGGCACTGCCCCGGACGTTTTCACCAACCACCTCGGACGCTACGGCGAGCTCGCAGAGAACAAGCAGTTGCTGGCCATCGACGACGCCGTCAAGAAGGACAACATTGACCTGACCCAGTACAACGAGGGCCTCGCGGACCTCTGGGTTGGCCAGGACGGCAAGCGCTACGGCCTGCCGAAAGACTGGGACACCATCGGCCTGTTCTACAACGAGGCCATGCTCGCCAGCGGCGGCGTCACCGAAGAGCAGATGAAGAACCTCACCTGGAACCCCCAGGACGGCGGCACGTACGAACAGGTCATCGCCCACCTGAGCGTTGACAAGAACGGCAAGCGCGGCGACGAGGCCGGCTTCGACAAGAACAACGTCGCCGTCTATGGCCTAGGCCTCAACGGCGGCGGCGACTCCTCCGGGCAGACGGAGTGGAGCTACCTCACCAACACCACCGGCTGGTCCCACACGGACAAGAACCCGTGGGGCACGCACTACAACTACGACGACCCCAAGTTCCAGGAAAGCATGGACTGGTTCGCCGGACTCGTGGAAAAGGGCTACATGCCCAAGCTGGAGACCACCGTCGGCGCCAGCATGGCCGACACGTTCGCGGCCGGTAAGTCCGCCATCAATGCCCACGGTTCGTGGATGACCGGCCAGTACACCGGCTACCAGGGCATCGATGTGGGCATCGCCCCCACCCCGGTGGGCCCCGAAGGCAAGCGTGCCTCCATGTTCAACGGCCTGGCCGACTCGATCTGGGCCGGAACCAAGAAGAAGGACGCCTCGATCAAGTGGGTTGAGTACCTCGCCTCCGCTGACTGCCAGGACGTCGTAGCGTCCAAGGCCGTCGTCTTCCCCGCGCTCAAGGCTTCCTCCGACAAGGCTGCCGCGGCCTTCGCCGCCAAGAACGTGGACGTCTCCGCGTTCACCGAGCACGTCAAGAACAAGAGCACGTTCCTGTACCCGATCACGGACAACACCGCCAAGGTCAAGGGCATCATGGAGCCCGCCATGGACGCAGTAGTGTCCGGCAAGGTCCCCGCCAGCTCCCTGACCCAGGCCAACGAACAGGTCAACGCCCTCTTCAAGTAG
- a CDS encoding RidA family protein — MSTPAETTSGAETAPISAVEQRLAELGLTLPEVAAPVAAYVPAVITGSHVYTSGQLPFINGKLEATGKVSTGTEGASDEPTVSPEDAKAYAAVCAINALAAIKSVIGDLDRITRIVKVVGFVSSDPAFTGQPGVINGASELLGQVFGDAGQHARSAVGVSVLPLDSPVEVELIAEFS, encoded by the coding sequence ATGAGCACCCCCGCAGAGACCACGTCCGGCGCGGAAACCGCGCCGATTTCAGCCGTTGAGCAGCGCCTCGCCGAGCTCGGACTGACCCTTCCCGAGGTGGCCGCTCCCGTCGCCGCCTACGTGCCGGCCGTCATCACCGGCAGCCATGTTTACACCTCCGGCCAGCTGCCGTTTATTAACGGCAAACTCGAAGCAACCGGCAAGGTCTCCACCGGCACGGAGGGCGCCTCCGACGAGCCCACCGTGTCCCCGGAGGACGCCAAGGCCTACGCCGCTGTCTGCGCCATCAACGCGCTGGCGGCCATCAAGAGCGTCATCGGCGATCTGGACCGCATCACCCGCATCGTCAAGGTGGTGGGCTTCGTGTCCTCCGATCCGGCCTTCACCGGACAGCCGGGCGTCATCAACGGCGCGTCCGAGCTCCTCGGCCAGGTCTTTGGTGACGCAGGCCAGCACGCCCGCTCCGCCGTCGGCGTGTCGGTTCTTCCGCTCGACTCTCCCGTAGAGGTCGAACTGATCGCTGAATTCAGCTAA
- a CDS encoding DUF4177 domain-containing protein yields the protein MTKWEYATIPLIIHATKQILDQWGEDGWELVQVITGPDGNGLVAYLKREKQ from the coding sequence ATGACCAAATGGGAGTACGCGACGATTCCGCTCATTATTCACGCTACGAAGCAGATTCTGGACCAGTGGGGAGAGGACGGCTGGGAGCTCGTCCAGGTAATCACCGGACCGGACGGCAACGGCCTGGTTGCCTACCTCAAGAGGGAGAAGCAGTAG
- a CDS encoding MarP family serine protease encodes MFGLTVLDLALILALLSYLIYGLRNGFLVTLGGIAGFAAGAMAAFFAVPLVSNFVEDSGWRLTAIVAAAVVLMALGHGLGTMIGRKIRGAVRIKPLRAVDRLVGGAVNVVVSALVMSMLAFSVSALGVPFVSQQLAESKVIRYIDGLTPVPLKTTMAQLRSTVIGNGIPTLLEGLDQGQPVAVPNASTDTPALNRAAQSVLKIAGTAYQCGQNQTGTGFVVSPGRVVTNAHVVAGVSQPVVEIPDGGAMPGRVVYFDPRHDLAVLAVDGLPSEPLTLTSDLPNGSPAAFAGYPHGGPFQSNPATVQDITSVLVPDIYGENPAPEEIYRLAGNVQPGNSGGPLLTMEGLVAGVIFAKATSDTEMGFAITMNDLFPVASQAASLSAPVSSGQCIQK; translated from the coding sequence GTGTTTGGCTTGACTGTTCTGGACCTGGCGCTGATCCTGGCCCTGCTGTCTTACCTGATCTATGGCCTGCGCAACGGCTTCCTGGTAACCCTCGGGGGTATCGCCGGCTTTGCCGCGGGCGCCATGGCTGCCTTCTTTGCCGTTCCACTGGTCAGCAACTTCGTGGAAGACTCCGGCTGGAGGCTGACCGCCATCGTGGCCGCCGCCGTCGTTCTGATGGCTCTGGGCCATGGCCTCGGGACCATGATCGGGCGCAAAATCCGTGGCGCCGTGCGGATCAAGCCGCTGCGTGCGGTGGACCGGCTGGTGGGCGGGGCCGTCAACGTGGTGGTCTCGGCCCTCGTGATGTCCATGCTCGCCTTCAGCGTCAGCGCCCTGGGCGTTCCGTTTGTGTCCCAGCAACTGGCCGAGTCCAAAGTCATCCGGTACATCGACGGGCTGACGCCTGTCCCCTTGAAGACCACCATGGCGCAGCTGCGGTCCACGGTGATCGGCAACGGAATTCCCACGCTGCTTGAAGGCCTGGACCAGGGGCAGCCAGTGGCGGTGCCCAACGCCAGTACCGATACGCCAGCGCTGAACCGGGCCGCGCAGTCAGTCCTGAAAATTGCCGGAACCGCCTACCAATGCGGCCAGAACCAGACCGGCACCGGCTTTGTGGTTTCCCCGGGCCGGGTTGTGACCAATGCCCATGTTGTGGCGGGCGTGTCGCAGCCGGTGGTTGAAATTCCCGACGGCGGCGCGATGCCCGGGCGGGTGGTGTACTTCGACCCCAGGCACGACCTCGCCGTCCTGGCCGTTGACGGTCTGCCGTCCGAACCGCTGACGCTGACGTCCGATCTCCCGAACGGCAGCCCGGCAGCTTTCGCGGGGTACCCTCACGGCGGTCCGTTCCAGTCCAACCCCGCCACGGTCCAGGACATCACCTCGGTTCTGGTGCCCGACATCTACGGCGAAAACCCGGCCCCGGAAGAGATCTACCGCCTGGCCGGCAACGTTCAGCCCGGGAACTCGGGCGGCCCGCTGCTGACCATGGAGGGCCTGGTGGCCGGCGTCATTTTCGCCAAGGCAACCTCGGACACCGAAATGGGTTTCGCGATCACCATGAATGACCTGTTCCCGGTCGCATCCCAGGCCGCAAGCCTCAGCGCTCCAGTCTCTTCCGGGCAGTGCATCCAGAAGTAG